The following coding sequences lie in one Bacteroidota bacterium genomic window:
- a CDS encoding T9SS type A sorting domain-containing protein has translation MKKIFNTLLLILALGASNAHGQGQFTLQTDTVWVADTVKIHQNMVVPAGLTLSIQAGVVVEFQGNYSIDVYGKLMAIGTPANRILFTVSDTTMFADTTTLSGGWGGLRFLQNQTDTSVLSYCSFKYGKAVVPGAFWFLGGEDNKGGAVYANGYKSLVISKSLFERNHANYYGGAIYVKNMQKFVLTDNIFRRNSTYDSGGAVSAEQSSFWIEGNLFQHNIAMNVTETIWGPMGSGRGGGFCAHMGTTGTIISNKFFNNISVNGALYETAYKVSVVNNLIANNLATGLFNGHGYGISRYLNNTVVNNNYYTPGTPGIFYESPHLTMRNNIIQGNTSSFGEPFQIWTVNSQFVNLSYSCIADPPVYYYGEGNTAGPPLFVNPTQGSGLGYDGSLADWSLMDNSPCVNAGTPDTTGLGLPATDLLGNPRIFGGRIDMGAIENQHVVVALPQNPLVNARVQVYPNPFRGSPRIVVNDASRLSSMELYNQKGQLMGKIELSMLNNGAIYELSKLPNGLYLLRTRFDDGSIETTKLIKE, from the coding sequence ATGAAAAAGATTTTTAACACACTTTTATTAATCCTTGCTCTGGGCGCTTCAAATGCGCATGGTCAAGGGCAGTTTACCCTGCAAACCGACACTGTTTGGGTGGCCGATACGGTTAAAATTCACCAAAACATGGTTGTGCCGGCAGGCCTTACTTTAAGCATACAGGCGGGGGTTGTAGTCGAATTTCAAGGCAATTACAGCATTGATGTTTATGGTAAACTCATGGCCATTGGCACGCCTGCAAACAGGATACTTTTCACCGTGAGCGACACCACTATGTTTGCCGACACAACCACCCTGAGTGGCGGATGGGGTGGTTTGCGCTTTCTGCAGAACCAAACCGATACTTCAGTCTTAAGCTATTGCAGCTTCAAATATGGCAAGGCTGTTGTTCCGGGTGCTTTTTGGTTTCTTGGAGGCGAGGACAACAAAGGTGGCGCTGTGTATGCCAATGGCTACAAAAGCCTGGTTATTTCAAAATCGCTCTTCGAAAGAAACCATGCCAACTATTATGGAGGCGCTATTTATGTAAAAAATATGCAAAAGTTTGTACTTACCGATAACATCTTCAGGCGAAACAGTACCTATGATAGCGGAGGTGCAGTTTCAGCAGAACAATCCAGCTTTTGGATAGAGGGCAATCTTTTTCAACACAATATAGCTATGAATGTTACTGAGACTATTTGGGGGCCAATGGGATCAGGAAGAGGTGGAGGATTTTGTGCTCATATGGGTACCACGGGAACAATTATCAGCAACAAATTTTTTAACAACATAAGTGTAAATGGGGCATTGTATGAAACTGCCTATAAGGTTTCGGTGGTTAACAACCTTATTGCAAACAACCTGGCCACTGGTTTATTTAACGGTCATGGATATGGCATCTCAAGGTATCTTAACAATACTGTAGTCAACAATAATTATTATACACCAGGAACTCCAGGTATCTTCTATGAAAGCCCGCATTTAACCATGCGTAATAATATTATTCAAGGCAACACATCAAGCTTTGGAGAACCTTTTCAGATTTGGACAGTTAATTCCCAATTCGTTAACCTTTCCTATTCCTGCATTGCCGATCCTCCTGTTTATTACTATGGCGAGGGCAATACTGCCGGGCCGCCCCTGTTTGTGAATCCCACACAGGGCTCGGGGCTGGGCTACGATGGCTCCCTGGCCGATTGGTCGCTGATGGATAACTCGCCCTGCGTGAATGCCGGCACACCCGATACCACAGGGCTTGGCTTGCCCGCCACCGACCTTTTGGGCAATCCGCGTATTTTCGGTGGCCGCATTGATATGGGTGCCATCGAAAACCAACACGTGGTGGTGGCTCTGCCCCAAAACCCGCTGGTAAATGCACGTGTGCAGGTTTATCCCAATCCTTTTCGTGGCAGCCCGCGTATTGTGGTCAACGATGCCTCGCGCCTCAGCAGTATGGAGCTCTACAACCAAAAGGGGCAACTGATGGGCAAAATTGAACTGTCAAT